A genomic segment from Bombus affinis isolate iyBomAffi1 chromosome 13, iyBomAffi1.2, whole genome shotgun sequence encodes:
- the LOC126923446 gene encoding regulation of nuclear pre-mRNA domain-containing protein 1B isoform X3 gives MFMYLANDVIQNSKKKGPEFGKEFETVLPKAFEHMKGFDEKTRERLNRLLQIWEERGVYDKTQIAEFKAAFTDISKDPGTPPPKKKFKNDIEKVKKDKKERKKSETEVEVDGTKELHVTLSPRTPAGDPPETEELIKALMDLENTASSDAGVRERIASLPPEVSEVSLLANLADRAAADQLSVAVNEAAALLADYNGRLQAEMEDRRRLLTMLRDYTLAQRQLLQQAQATLEDYKEKLKKVCAVRSEVKSHISNLPDLTQLPDVTGGLAPLPSAGDLFSMH, from the exons ATGTTTATGTATTTGGCAAATGATGTTATTCAAAATAGTAAAAAGAAAGGACCAGAGTTTGGAAAAGAATTTGAGACAGTTTTACCGAAAGCTTTTGAACATATGAAGGGATTTGATGAAAAGACAAGGGAGAGATTAAATAGGCTACTTCAAATTTGGGAAGAGAGAGGAGTTTATGATAAGACACAAATTGCAGAGTTTAAGGCTGCTTTTACAGATATCTCAAAAGATCCCGGAACACCACCTCcaaaaaaaaaatttaagaaTGATATAGAAAAAGTAAAG AAAGataaaaaggagagaaagaaatcAGAGACTGAGGTTGAAGTGGATGGAACCAAAGAGCTACATGTAACATTAAGTCCTCGTACTCCTGCTGGAGACCCACCGGAAACAGAGGAACTCATCAAAGCCTTAATG GATTTGGAAAATACAGCATCTTCAGATGCTGGTGTTAGAGAACGTATTGCCTCTTTACCACCAGAAGTTTCTGAAGTTTCACTTCTTGCAAATTTAGCAGATAGAGCAGCTGCAGATCAATTAAGTGTTGCAGTAAATGAAGCTGCTGCATTGTTAGCAGATTATAACGGACGACTCCAAGCAGAAATGGAAGACAGAAGGAGATTGCTAACTATGCTCAGAGATTACACTTTGGCACAAAGGCAATTACTTCAACAGGCACAAGCAACATTAGAA GACTATAAAGAAAAACTTAAAAAAGTATGTGCTGTCCGATCTGAGGTGAAATCACACATTTCCAATTTACCTGATTTGACACAATTACCTGATGTTACGGGCGGATTGGCACCACTTCCTTCAGCTGGTGATCTGTTTTCTATGCACTAG
- the LOC126923446 gene encoding regulation of nuclear pre-mRNA domain-containing protein 1B isoform X1, producing the protein MTGFTESALVKRLMDLNPSQQSIQTLSLWLIHHRKHHPTIVKVWFKEMCKVKDNRKLMFMYLANDVIQNSKKKGPEFGKEFETVLPKAFEHMKGFDEKTRERLNRLLQIWEERGVYDKTQIAEFKAAFTDISKDPGTPPPKKKFKNDIEKVKKDKKERKKSETEVEVDGTKELHVTLSPRTPAGDPPETEELIKALMDLENTASSDAGVRERIASLPPEVSEVSLLANLADRAAADQLSVAVNEAAALLADYNGRLQAEMEDRRRLLTMLRDYTLAQRQLLQQAQATLEDYKEKLKKVCAVRSEVKSHISNLPDLTQLPDVTGGLAPLPSAGDLFSMH; encoded by the exons ATGACAGGGTTTACAGAAAGTGCACTTGTGAAAAGATTAATGGACTTAAATCCCTCTCAACAAAGTATTCAAACACTTTCTCTTTGGTTAATTCACCACAGAAAACATCATCCGACCATCGTGAAAGTCTGGTTTAAAGAGATGTGTAAAG TGAAGGATAATCGTAAGCTGATGTTTATGTATTTGGCAAATGATGTTATTCAAAATAGTAAAAAGAAAGGACCAGAGTTTGGAAAAGAATTTGAGACAGTTTTACCGAAAGCTTTTGAACATATGAAGGGATTTGATGAAAAGACAAGGGAGAGATTAAATAGGCTACTTCAAATTTGGGAAGAGAGAGGAGTTTATGATAAGACACAAATTGCAGAGTTTAAGGCTGCTTTTACAGATATCTCAAAAGATCCCGGAACACCACCTCcaaaaaaaaaatttaagaaTGATATAGAAAAAGTAAAG AAAGataaaaaggagagaaagaaatcAGAGACTGAGGTTGAAGTGGATGGAACCAAAGAGCTACATGTAACATTAAGTCCTCGTACTCCTGCTGGAGACCCACCGGAAACAGAGGAACTCATCAAAGCCTTAATG GATTTGGAAAATACAGCATCTTCAGATGCTGGTGTTAGAGAACGTATTGCCTCTTTACCACCAGAAGTTTCTGAAGTTTCACTTCTTGCAAATTTAGCAGATAGAGCAGCTGCAGATCAATTAAGTGTTGCAGTAAATGAAGCTGCTGCATTGTTAGCAGATTATAACGGACGACTCCAAGCAGAAATGGAAGACAGAAGGAGATTGCTAACTATGCTCAGAGATTACACTTTGGCACAAAGGCAATTACTTCAACAGGCACAAGCAACATTAGAA GACTATAAAGAAAAACTTAAAAAAGTATGTGCTGTCCGATCTGAGGTGAAATCACACATTTCCAATTTACCTGATTTGACACAATTACCTGATGTTACGGGCGGATTGGCACCACTTCCTTCAGCTGGTGATCTGTTTTCTATGCACTAG
- the LOC126923434 gene encoding histone-lysine N-methyltransferase, H3 lysine-79 specific: MIGRTSLVEQKRIQWAREREEMARLGGSWGLLKNNINIRTNIRTYSNGARMSLTETKDKQSPSKPFRAAGHYGSTVSLKSLVTESSGNGGTSVKCLDCNGGSLINLHEQSEVSQIRHRSPSLPPIYNKDQQQYHCQSQQRDFATECLHYHSEKRRLYDRYENSKNNHYGSQGEEREGETSGYASDSVDVPVSAKGTLLPSCKPLGADMTEKTWQNPYHTTPESSLPPSRRLSDGRIGELNRPRWGSVWGQETTRGDPPPPSWLSRLGHSSQVLVINHESASSSDSSTVGSIGSDNKTYLRGQNIPVDAQILQEREVRRQKALELQSAIKKQLEEKDRQRKEEKERRLREERLEEERIKREREKEKERFEEEQRKLKDREAAKLRQAEAMREVLEAAERLAKEQKKFRRKCKKNSEENPIASLKNCESNTSNENQVGQNSASAGSQQNLLSNNDDVENETVEKETSNKGQYNNVDNDSNKTHNDDNDDNNTINKSEQNMDDIKPVQVPVSKDVAIVLSGRLEDSELLSKANLQLVNLVLTPTPRRLENNSNSNLSVGLNTFIQNIGSSNFTPNSSRISSMIVENRLLTPSKYRAINGRDFGTQTDIEKNIQDFPEKVQDLTTKDTSMKDRKDATNAIKRDIEKSANVGLAEDIIVKTFRRSKPQPRRAIESRPQWNANRPGTRYRTQSEKDPHYQRRLRLRRRQVESSDERSRSPSPDRRKFMNIKSKIRTLNRSKLKVDNYDADLSMDSLNSIVPLRTDKNGRITIEENRSEQSDKARLNNVHINNTDNKGSRNDDSNIWCGQEILSKLSTLKNGLLMKQIEWDSERCLISPVASEIF, from the exons ATGATCGGGAGAACGTCATTAGTGGAACAAAAAAGGATCCAATGGGCGAGAGAGAGAG AAGAAATGGCACGTCTTGGCGGAAGTTGGGGTCTTCTGAAAAATAACATCAATATCCGCACCAATATCCG CACCTATTCGAATGGCGCAAGAATGTCCTTGACGGAAACGAAAGACAAGCAATCGCCCTCAAAACCTTTTCGTGCTGCTGGACATTACGGAAGTACCGTCAGCTTGAAGAGTCTGGTGACAGAGAGTTCCGGAAACGGCGGCACGAGCGTAAAATGTCTGGATTGCAATGGTGGTAGCTTGATAAATCTGCACGAGCAGTCAGAAGTTTCGCAGATTAGGCACAGAAGTCCGAGCTTGCCACCGATTTATAACAAGGATCAGCAACAATATCATTGTCAG AGCCAACAACGCGACTTCGCTACAGAATGCTTACACTACCATTCCGAGAAACGTCGACTTTACGATCGTTACGAGAATTCGAAAAACAATCATTACGGCTCGCAAGGTGAAGAACGCGAAGGAGAAACTTCCGGTTATGCCAGCGACTCTGTAGACGTACCCGTGTCAGCGAAAGGAA CGCTGTTGCCCAGTTGCAAGCCACTAGGAGCGGACATGACCGAAAAGACGTGGCAGAATCCTTATCACACAACACCTGAAAGTTCATTACCACCATCGAGGAGATTATCTGATGGTAGAATAGGCGAACTTAACAGGCCAAGATGGGGCAGTGTCTGGGGTCAGGAGACTACACGAGGAGATCCACCACCACCATCTTGGTTGTCAAGATTGGGACATTCGAGCCAA GTTCTGGTTATTAATCACGAGAGTGCGAGTAGTTCAGACAGCTCAACGGTGGGCTCGATCGGATCCGATAACAAGACCTATCTTCGCGGTCAAAATATTCCTGTCGATGCACAAATTCTTCAAGAACGAGAAGTAAGAAGACAAAAAGCTCTAGAACTTCAGAGCGCGATTAAAAAACAACTTGAAGAAAAGGATCGACAAAGGAAAGAAGAGAAGGAGCGACGTCTGAGGGAGGAACGATTAGAGGAAGAACGAATCAAACGAGAAAGGGAAAAGGAGAAGGAAAG ATTTGAGGAAGAacaaagaaaattaaaagaCCGAGAAGCGGCTAAATTAAGACAAGCCGAAGCGATGCGTGAAGTGTTAGAAGCAGCAGAGCGTTTAGCAAAGGAACAAAAGAAATTTCGGCGAAAGTGCAAAAAAAATAGCGAAGAGAATCCCATTGCATCTCTTAAAAACTGTGAATCCAATACTTCGAATGAAAACCAGGTCGGTCAAAATTCCGCGAGTGCAGGAAGTCAACAGAATCTACTTTCTAATAATGACGATGTTGAAAACGAAACTGTCGAGAAAGAAACATCAAATAAAGGACAATATAATAATGTTGATAACGATAGTAACAAAACACACAATGACGATAACGATGACAATAATACGATAAACAAATCAGAACAAAATATGGATGACATAAAACCAGTCCAAGTTCCTGTTAGCAAAGACGTAGCCATTGTGCTAAGTGGTCGACTCGAAGATTCGGAACTACTCAGCAAGGCAAATCTTCAATTGGTCAATTTGGTGTTGACTCCAACACCAAgaagattagaaaataattcGAACAGTAATTTATCTGTAGGCTTGAATACCTTCATACAGAATATAGGCAGTTCGAACTTTACCCCAAATTCCTCCAGGATATCATCGATGATCGTAGAGAATAGATTACTCACGCCAAGCAAATACAGAGCTATAAATGGCCGAGATTTCGGTACGCAAACAGATATAGAGAAAAATATTCAGGATTTTCCGGAGAAAGTGCAGGACTTGACCACTAAGGATACTTCTATGAAGGACCGCAAGGATGCGACGAATGCTATTAAAAGGGACATTGAAAA GTCTGCTAACGTTGGATTGGCGGAAGATATTATCGTAAAAACTTTTCGTCGATCGAAACCTCAACCTAGAAGAGCTATCGAATCTAGACCACAGTGGAATGCTAAtag ACCTGGAACTCGATATCGCACGCAAAGCGAAAAAGATCCTCATTATCAACGACGATTGCGATTGAGGAGACGTCAAGTTGAATCCAGCGATGAACGTTCTAG ATCGCCATCTCCTGACAGAagaaagtttatgaatattaaatCGAAAATTCGAACATTAAATAGATCAAAATTAAAAGTTGACAACTATGACGCAGATCTCTCAATGGATAGTTTGAACTCTATCGTACCATTGAGAACTGACAAGAATGGGAGAATCACTATCGAAGAGAATAGGAGCGAGCAAAGTGATAAAGCTCGATTGAACAATGTTCATATTAATAATACTGATAATAAAGGATCACGAAATGACGATTCTAATATTTGGTGCGGACAAGAAATTCTATCTAAATTATCTACCTTGAAAAAC GGTCTTTTAATGAAACAGATCGAATGGGATTCCGAGAGATGCCTAATCTCTCCTGTTGCATCAGAGATCTTTTAA
- the LOC126923450 gene encoding nuclear envelope phosphatase-regulatory subunit 1: protein MSLDQTVCEDLKAFERRLTEVIASLQPATLRWRMLLGFISVCTAVGAWHWLTDPNTPAVSFTQSLCNHPFFAIASIILVILFMMGVHRRVIAPSIITQRARSVLSNFNMSCDDTGKLILKPTRSRHHET from the exons ATGTCTTTAGATCAAACAGTGTGTGAAG ATCTAAAAGCTTTTGAAAGACGACTTACTGAAGTAATTGCTAGTTTACAACCAGCCACTTTGCGTTGGAGAA TGCTGTTAGGTTTCATTTCTGTGTGTACTGCTGTTGGCGCATGGCATTGGTTAACAGATCCAAATACACCAGCAGTATCATTTACACAAAGTCTATGTAATCATCCATTTTTTGCAATTGCTAGTATTATTTTAG TTATATTATTTATGATGGGAGTCCATAGACGTGTAATTGCACCAAGTATCATAACTCAAAGAGCTAGAAGTGTTCTTAGTAATTTTAATATGAGTTGTGATGATACTGGAAAGCTCATTCTTAAACCAACGAGATCACGACATCATGAgacttaa
- the LOC126923446 gene encoding regulation of nuclear pre-mRNA domain-containing protein 1B isoform X2, producing MTGFTESALVKRLMDLNPSQQSIQTLSLWLIHHRKHHPTIVKVWFKEMCKVKDNRKLMFMYLANDVIQNSKKKGPEFGKEFETVLPKAFEHMKGFDEKTRERLNRLLQIWEERGVYDKTQIAEFKAAFTDISKDPGTPPPKKKFKNDIEKKDKKERKKSETEVEVDGTKELHVTLSPRTPAGDPPETEELIKALMDLENTASSDAGVRERIASLPPEVSEVSLLANLADRAAADQLSVAVNEAAALLADYNGRLQAEMEDRRRLLTMLRDYTLAQRQLLQQAQATLEDYKEKLKKVCAVRSEVKSHISNLPDLTQLPDVTGGLAPLPSAGDLFSMH from the exons ATGACAGGGTTTACAGAAAGTGCACTTGTGAAAAGATTAATGGACTTAAATCCCTCTCAACAAAGTATTCAAACACTTTCTCTTTGGTTAATTCACCACAGAAAACATCATCCGACCATCGTGAAAGTCTGGTTTAAAGAGATGTGTAAAG TGAAGGATAATCGTAAGCTGATGTTTATGTATTTGGCAAATGATGTTATTCAAAATAGTAAAAAGAAAGGACCAGAGTTTGGAAAAGAATTTGAGACAGTTTTACCGAAAGCTTTTGAACATATGAAGGGATTTGATGAAAAGACAAGGGAGAGATTAAATAGGCTACTTCAAATTTGGGAAGAGAGAGGAGTTTATGATAAGACACAAATTGCAGAGTTTAAGGCTGCTTTTACAGATATCTCAAAAGATCCCGGAACACCACCTCcaaaaaaaaaatttaagaaTGATATAGAAAAA AAAGataaaaaggagagaaagaaatcAGAGACTGAGGTTGAAGTGGATGGAACCAAAGAGCTACATGTAACATTAAGTCCTCGTACTCCTGCTGGAGACCCACCGGAAACAGAGGAACTCATCAAAGCCTTAATG GATTTGGAAAATACAGCATCTTCAGATGCTGGTGTTAGAGAACGTATTGCCTCTTTACCACCAGAAGTTTCTGAAGTTTCACTTCTTGCAAATTTAGCAGATAGAGCAGCTGCAGATCAATTAAGTGTTGCAGTAAATGAAGCTGCTGCATTGTTAGCAGATTATAACGGACGACTCCAAGCAGAAATGGAAGACAGAAGGAGATTGCTAACTATGCTCAGAGATTACACTTTGGCACAAAGGCAATTACTTCAACAGGCACAAGCAACATTAGAA GACTATAAAGAAAAACTTAAAAAAGTATGTGCTGTCCGATCTGAGGTGAAATCACACATTTCCAATTTACCTGATTTGACACAATTACCTGATGTTACGGGCGGATTGGCACCACTTCCTTCAGCTGGTGATCTGTTTTCTATGCACTAG
- the LOC126923439 gene encoding pre-mRNA splicing regulator USH1G isoform X1, which yields MTSERFHRAARDGALDILKEATKKDCNARDDGGMTPTLWTAFEGHIDALRLLVARGGDPDKTDYFGNTALHLAAARGHEYCVKFLVKFGCNIWSLDIDRHSARDLAAINGREMTLQFLDLAQADQELNNRKKSRLLREKAEKDAEKRLKEYMKKQKMAEIRAEKEQKKLSKDRTKLDLATVNETGILPHKPSMLTFKGRVKPSPTFSDIVGTTAKKQGSAVCRKALARKAVDDFKVVEIEVNGKKSIRSLTGLRRDSEVMYVGTYETQTQQAGRRGKISDVWGTLSKAQSTPDLLGDRSFDEDTEQDDRENMDGVGDNVLLQEPASIFNRPGFGSVAFRRAITTTFDNLPVSQVDAHEQNGNSCVNGSVNGSINGHRTNSNGHNEEISIGSAGSLARRQSMWDDDLLSEEETDEEWTPLQRFLVANNLSSVHPVLESEQIDLEALMLLTETDIVALKLPLGPKRKLMNAIANRKRALDTPENVIKDSRL from the exons ATGACGTCCGAACGATTTCACAG AGCTGCACGCGATGGCGCCTTAGACATCTTAAAAGAAGCAACAAAAAAGGATTGTAACGCGCGGGATGACGGTGGAATGACCCCTACATTATGGACAGCCTTTGAAGGTCATATAGATGCTCTGAGACTGCTCGTCGCCAGAGG GGGGGATCCCGACAAAACCGATTATTTTGGTAATACGGCCCTTCACCTGGCAGCGGCAAGGGGTCATGAATATTGCGTCAAGTTCCTCGTGAAATTCGGCTGCAATATTTGGTCATTGGATATCGACAGGCATTCAGCTAGAGACTTGGCTGCTATAAATGGTAGAGAGATGACTCTTCAGTTTCTAGATCTCGCTCAAGCTGATCAAGAATTAAATAATCGCAAAAAGAGTCGCTTACTTCGAGAAAAGGCAGAAAAAGATGCTGAAAAAAG ATTAAAAGAATATATGAAAAAACAGAAGATGGCGGAAATCAGAGCTGAAAAGGAACAGAAAAAATTATCAAAAGATCGAACGAAATTGGATTTAGCTACGGTTAACGAAACCGGCATTCTACCTCACAAACCCAGTATGTTGACCTTCAAAGGTCGAGTGAAGCCTTCACCAACATTCAGCGATATCGTTGGCACTACTGCAAAGAAACAAGGCAGTGCAGTGTGCAGAAAAGCTTTAGCGAGAAAAGCCGTTGATGATTTCAAAGTAGTAGag aTTGAAGTAAATGGAAAAAAATCGATACGTAGTCTGACTGGTCTTAGAAGAGATTCTGAAGTAATGTACGTAGGAACTTACGAAACGCAAACTCAACAAGcaggaaggagaggaaaaatcTCTGACGTTTGGGGTACACTAAGCAAAGCACAAAGTACTCCTGATCTCTTGGGCGATCGATCCTTTGACGAAGATACCGAACAAGATGATAGAGAAAACATGGATGGCGTAGGAGATAATGTTTTGCTGCAAGAACCGGCAAGTATCTTCAATCGTCCTGGTTTTGGATCGGTAGCATTTCGAAGAGCG ATAACAACTACTTTTGATAATCTACCAGTCTCGCAAGTGGATGCACATGAACAAAACGGTAACTCTTGCGTGAATGGTTCTGTAAACGGATCTATAAATGGTCATAGAACCAACTCAAATGGACACAACGAAGAAATCAGCATAGGAAGCGCAGGTAGTTTAGCTCGCCGACAAAGTATGTGGGATGATGATTTGCTTTCAG AGGAAGAAACCGATGAAGAATGGACGCCATTGCAAAGATTTTTAGTTGCCAATAATCTTTCATCGGTACATCCGGTTTTAGAATCAGAACAAATTGATCTAGAAGCCCTAATGTTACTAACTGAAACTGATATAGTGGCACTTAAACTTCCACTTGGACCTAAAAGGAAATTAATGAATGCAATAGCTAACAGGAAAAGAGCATTAGATACTCCAGAAAATGTCATTAAAGATAGTAGACTGTGA
- the LOC126923448 gene encoding telomere attrition and p53 response 1 protein produces the protein MNEDRSEEDPLMDLWYSNWEEQCVEALETEPDYETQLHNEKELYSQQMWTSFQTTASAIAQLYKDRTQGVSLWVPFQTAAGTITSLYKDSMDSMRRCSELGIEMGRQKRCKEIMNWARKKRRMIRREDLLAYLAGKPPPPRSHSHRSSPKPRMMVCSSPSSESSSPNMVVAPTPPGSDPDPELHTFREAISLSSSPISRRTGRQTELSAFISSEFARHHKRPASHDVDMGSPTHKRSRFM, from the exons ATGAACGAGGATAGGAGCGAAGAGGATCCCCTAATGGATCTCTGGTACAGCAATTGGGAAGAACAGTGCGTTGAGGCACTGGAAACGGAACCGGATTATGAAACGCAACTGCATAACGAAAAGGAACTCTATTCCCAGCAGATGTGGACAAGTTTTCAGACGACAGCGTCGGCCATCGCCCAGCTGTACAAAG ATCGTACGCAGGGTGTCTCTCTATGGGTACCCTTCCAGACTGCCGCAGGTACCATCACGTCGTTGTACAAAG ATTCAATGGACAGTATGCGTCGATGTAGTGAATTAGGTATAGAGATGGGACGACAAAAACGTTGTAAAGAAATAATGAATTGGGCTAGGAAAAAGAGACGTATGATTCGTAGAGAAGACCTGTTAGCATATCTCGCCGGAAAACCACCTCCACCTCGATCACATTCGCATAG AAGTTCACCTAAGCCAAGAATGATGGTATGTAGTTCGCCTTCATCAGAAAGTTCATCACCAAATATGGTCGTTGCACCAACACCGCCTGGTAGTGATCCTGATCCTGAACTACATACATTTAGAGAAGCAATTTCATTATCTA GTTCACCAATATCTCGGCGCACTGGGAGACAAACTGAATTGTCAGCCTTTATTAGTAGCGAATTCGCTCGACATCATAAACGGCCTGCTTCGCACGATGTGGATATGGGATCTCCCACGCACAAACGCTCGCGTTTCATGTAA
- the LOC126923447 gene encoding uncharacterized protein LOC126923447 produces MAFQLDDLLKEDKKDANLLPDLSKATCNSQEEFRRLLENCPEFKIKPEKVKKDDAKVRDKEFSWKPTRKELKAFGKEWNYGNPIPPDMRALNLHELQQVAIDWRMLTPIRPKHRQDEEMFSRLVEMGKLEAKTVAKERRSIISPIRRSKNRAGMIESSVKTCAECGEEYCFGEFCGDVLYDLFVRVTVTIQQPKVKVSADTEAIIANMDRKKKHKRKKRIKNKNRSSRKNGRLLIRHKGIKSIDLGRKSNKVKIENEGDSKPVKPFKRKCSKYPKKGFRK; encoded by the exons ATGGCCTTCCAATTGGACGATCTTCTAAAAGAAGATAAGAAGGATGCAAATTTATTACCTGATCTAAGTAAAGCAACCTGTAATTCTCAAGAAGAATTCCGGCGACTGCTCGAAAATTGCCctgaatttaaaattaaaccGGAAAAG GTAAAAAAAGATGATGCAAAAGTGCGCGATAAAGAATTTTCCTGGAAGCCAACCAGAAAAGAACTGAAAGCATTTGGAAAGGAATGGAATTATGGAAATCCGATACCTCCAGACATGAGAGCTTTGAATCTTCACGAATTACAACAGGTTGCTATTGATTGGAGAATGTTAACGCCGATCAGACCAAAGCATCGACAAGACGAAGAAATGTTTTCCAGAttg GTAGAAATGGGAAAATTAGAAGCAAAAACAGTTGCTAAAGAACGACGATCAATTATAAGCCCCATTAGACGCAGTAAAAACCGTGCCGGTATGATCGAAAGTAGCGTAAAAACTTGTGCTGAGTGTGGAGAAGAATATTGCTTTGGTGAATTTTGTGGCGATGTTCTGTACGATCTATTTGTGAGGGTAACTGTTACGATTCAGCAGCCGAAAGTGAAAGTGTCCGCCGACACAGAAGCGATAATAGCTAATATGGATCGTAAAAAGAAAcacaagaggaagaaaagaaTTAAGAATAAAAACAGATCGTCCAGAAAGAATGGTAGATTGTTAATTAGACACAAAGGAATAAAATCTATTGATTTGGGAAGAAAGAGCAATAAAGTCAAGATCGAGAACGAGGGCGATTCGAAGCCTGTTAAACCATTCAAAAGGAAATGCAGCAAATACCCTAAAAAAGGATTTCGAAAATAA
- the LOC126923439 gene encoding pre-mRNA splicing regulator USH1G isoform X2: MEQGNKELPFMGDPDKTDYFGNTALHLAAARGHEYCVKFLVKFGCNIWSLDIDRHSARDLAAINGREMTLQFLDLAQADQELNNRKKSRLLREKAEKDAEKRLKEYMKKQKMAEIRAEKEQKKLSKDRTKLDLATVNETGILPHKPSMLTFKGRVKPSPTFSDIVGTTAKKQGSAVCRKALARKAVDDFKVVEIEVNGKKSIRSLTGLRRDSEVMYVGTYETQTQQAGRRGKISDVWGTLSKAQSTPDLLGDRSFDEDTEQDDRENMDGVGDNVLLQEPASIFNRPGFGSVAFRRAITTTFDNLPVSQVDAHEQNGNSCVNGSVNGSINGHRTNSNGHNEEISIGSAGSLARRQSMWDDDLLSEEETDEEWTPLQRFLVANNLSSVHPVLESEQIDLEALMLLTETDIVALKLPLGPKRKLMNAIANRKRALDTPENVIKDSRL; the protein is encoded by the exons ATGGAACAGGGGAACAAGGAATTGCCATTCAT GGGGGATCCCGACAAAACCGATTATTTTGGTAATACGGCCCTTCACCTGGCAGCGGCAAGGGGTCATGAATATTGCGTCAAGTTCCTCGTGAAATTCGGCTGCAATATTTGGTCATTGGATATCGACAGGCATTCAGCTAGAGACTTGGCTGCTATAAATGGTAGAGAGATGACTCTTCAGTTTCTAGATCTCGCTCAAGCTGATCAAGAATTAAATAATCGCAAAAAGAGTCGCTTACTTCGAGAAAAGGCAGAAAAAGATGCTGAAAAAAG ATTAAAAGAATATATGAAAAAACAGAAGATGGCGGAAATCAGAGCTGAAAAGGAACAGAAAAAATTATCAAAAGATCGAACGAAATTGGATTTAGCTACGGTTAACGAAACCGGCATTCTACCTCACAAACCCAGTATGTTGACCTTCAAAGGTCGAGTGAAGCCTTCACCAACATTCAGCGATATCGTTGGCACTACTGCAAAGAAACAAGGCAGTGCAGTGTGCAGAAAAGCTTTAGCGAGAAAAGCCGTTGATGATTTCAAAGTAGTAGag aTTGAAGTAAATGGAAAAAAATCGATACGTAGTCTGACTGGTCTTAGAAGAGATTCTGAAGTAATGTACGTAGGAACTTACGAAACGCAAACTCAACAAGcaggaaggagaggaaaaatcTCTGACGTTTGGGGTACACTAAGCAAAGCACAAAGTACTCCTGATCTCTTGGGCGATCGATCCTTTGACGAAGATACCGAACAAGATGATAGAGAAAACATGGATGGCGTAGGAGATAATGTTTTGCTGCAAGAACCGGCAAGTATCTTCAATCGTCCTGGTTTTGGATCGGTAGCATTTCGAAGAGCG ATAACAACTACTTTTGATAATCTACCAGTCTCGCAAGTGGATGCACATGAACAAAACGGTAACTCTTGCGTGAATGGTTCTGTAAACGGATCTATAAATGGTCATAGAACCAACTCAAATGGACACAACGAAGAAATCAGCATAGGAAGCGCAGGTAGTTTAGCTCGCCGACAAAGTATGTGGGATGATGATTTGCTTTCAG AGGAAGAAACCGATGAAGAATGGACGCCATTGCAAAGATTTTTAGTTGCCAATAATCTTTCATCGGTACATCCGGTTTTAGAATCAGAACAAATTGATCTAGAAGCCCTAATGTTACTAACTGAAACTGATATAGTGGCACTTAAACTTCCACTTGGACCTAAAAGGAAATTAATGAATGCAATAGCTAACAGGAAAAGAGCATTAGATACTCCAGAAAATGTCATTAAAGATAGTAGACTGTGA